A window of the Bradyrhizobium ottawaense genome harbors these coding sequences:
- a CDS encoding DUF2147 domain-containing protein, with amino-acid sequence MKKLLAIAALLLASTAAQAQYTFEYGGRTIRVDPDRGTVSIPGVYDNSGRKARRSRNEDTDRSRNKTPQQAKTNPQQSTPDAAAPAPSDQAATPAATAPVSTPPATPTAPAAATTAEPSTSTAAATPADTATTPPPAPPAPPVQQEAAPVAKPAAAPAPVVAAAPPTAPAPATVQAANSPLGLWLTEEKEGKVRIEQCGANLCGYSVDKKSNQNGEQVLINMKPAKDAKWSGRILDPNTGSTYDSTIALKGSDSLRVQGCAFGGVFCGGQTWTRVN; translated from the coding sequence ATGAAGAAGCTTCTGGCTATCGCCGCCCTGTTGCTCGCGAGCACCGCGGCGCAGGCGCAGTACACCTTCGAATATGGCGGCCGCACCATTCGTGTCGATCCCGATCGCGGGACCGTCTCGATTCCTGGCGTCTATGACAATAGCGGCCGCAAGGCCAGGCGTTCGCGCAACGAGGACACCGACCGTTCGCGCAACAAGACACCCCAACAGGCCAAGACCAATCCGCAGCAGTCCACCCCCGACGCTGCGGCGCCGGCTCCGTCCGATCAGGCTGCGACGCCCGCAGCTACGGCTCCGGTTTCCACGCCCCCTGCCACGCCGACAGCGCCTGCTGCGGCAACGACGGCTGAACCATCGACTTCAACGGCAGCCGCCACGCCCGCAGATACCGCAACGACACCTCCGCCCGCGCCGCCTGCCCCGCCGGTTCAGCAAGAAGCGGCTCCGGTCGCCAAGCCTGCCGCTGCGCCCGCACCGGTCGTCGCCGCCGCACCGCCCACCGCGCCCGCCCCGGCAACGGTTCAGGCTGCGAACTCACCGCTCGGCCTGTGGTTGACGGAAGAGAAGGAAGGCAAGGTCAGGATCGAGCAGTGCGGCGCCAATCTCTGCGGCTATTCGGTCGACAAGAAATCGAACCAGAACGGCGAGCAGGTTCTGATCAACATGAAGCCCGCCAAGGACGCCAAATGGAGCGGCCGCATTCTCGATCCGAACACCGGCAGCACCTATGATTCGACGATTGCGCTGAAAGGCTCCGACAGCCTGCGCGTCCAGGGTTGCGCCTTCGGCGGCGTGTTCTGCGGCGGCCAGACCTGGACCCGCGTCAACTGA
- a CDS encoding DUF1993 domain-containing protein: MTISLYDASVGVFVPYLGNLSVLLDHAAVHAKARNIDHAVLLNMRLYPNMYSLKQQVGEANRHAVVAAALLAGRTPHTFGDAEPDIPELKSRISAAINFVQGLPRAAIDAAGDKEVVFTFKSGATRTFTGQSLLLTFSVPQFYFHITTAYDILRHAGVELAKKDFLGPPR, from the coding sequence GTGACCATCTCGCTTTACGACGCCTCCGTCGGCGTCTTCGTACCCTATCTCGGCAATCTGTCCGTGCTTCTCGACCATGCCGCTGTTCATGCCAAGGCCCGCAACATCGATCACGCGGTGCTGCTCAACATGCGGCTCTATCCCAACATGTACAGCCTGAAGCAGCAGGTGGGCGAGGCCAATCGCCATGCGGTCGTTGCCGCCGCGTTGCTTGCCGGCCGCACCCCTCACACATTCGGGGATGCCGAGCCTGACATCCCCGAGCTCAAGTCGCGGATATCGGCGGCGATCAATTTCGTGCAGGGTTTGCCGCGCGCGGCGATCGATGCCGCCGGGGACAAAGAGGTCGTTTTCACCTTCAAAAGCGGGGCAACGCGAACATTCACCGGACAGTCACTGCTGCTGACGTTCAGCGTTCCGCAGTTCTACTTTCACATCACGACGGCCTACGACATCCTGCGTCACGCCGGCGTCGAACTCGCCAAAAAGGATTTTCTCGGGCCGCCGCGATAG
- a CDS encoding amidase: MAFKEYGNYDAVGLAELVRKKQVTPRELLGEAIARTAKVDPQINAVVVKHYDYAERQIDRGLPDGPFTGVPFLLKDLDLLAGTRTTSGATILKDFVADHTGTLAQRFLDTGVSIFGKSSSPEFGLMPTTESRLHGPTRNPWNLAHSSGGSSGGAAAAVAARILPVAHASDGGGSIRIPASASGVFGLKPTRARNPLGPDRGEGWGGFSCGHVVSISVRDSAVMMDAIHGPEPSSPYVAPTPERPFSQEVGRDPGKLRIAFTDRSPYGDAIDPEIATAVREIAGLLAGLGHHVEERTPELAADPAAVMATIVGGNTALTVRLIEQRIGREMTDKDLEVLTLASSHNAKNTSATDYVAAQLAAFQISRALATFFETCDLFLCPTLCSPPLRIGELDTMSNDLSHIAPILRRYMPATAMFNMSGQPAMSVPLAWNKAGLPLGMMFSAKLGDEGTLFRAAGQLEQTRPWRSKLPPVSA, translated from the coding sequence ATGGCCTTCAAGGAATACGGCAATTACGACGCGGTCGGTCTGGCCGAACTGGTGCGGAAGAAGCAGGTCACTCCCCGTGAACTGCTCGGCGAGGCGATTGCCCGCACGGCAAAGGTCGACCCGCAAATCAACGCTGTTGTCGTCAAGCATTACGACTATGCCGAGCGCCAGATCGATCGCGGTCTTCCGGACGGTCCCTTCACCGGCGTGCCGTTTCTCCTGAAGGATCTCGATCTTCTGGCCGGGACCCGTACAACATCGGGGGCTACGATCCTGAAGGATTTCGTCGCCGACCACACCGGTACGCTGGCGCAGCGTTTCCTCGATACCGGTGTCTCGATTTTCGGAAAGAGCTCCAGCCCCGAATTCGGCCTGATGCCGACCACGGAATCCCGCCTTCATGGGCCGACCCGCAATCCCTGGAATCTCGCGCACTCTTCCGGCGGATCATCCGGAGGTGCCGCGGCCGCAGTTGCCGCCCGCATTCTTCCGGTCGCCCATGCCAGCGATGGCGGCGGTTCGATCCGGATCCCTGCGTCGGCCTCCGGCGTGTTCGGCCTGAAACCGACCCGGGCGCGCAATCCGCTTGGTCCCGATCGCGGCGAAGGCTGGGGCGGGTTTTCCTGCGGCCATGTCGTCAGCATCAGCGTGCGCGACAGCGCCGTTATGATGGACGCCATCCACGGACCCGAACCGTCGAGCCCCTATGTGGCGCCGACCCCGGAGCGGCCTTTTTCGCAGGAGGTCGGCCGCGACCCCGGCAAGCTTCGGATCGCCTTCACCGATCGATCGCCCTATGGCGACGCCATCGATCCCGAAATCGCCACGGCGGTGCGTGAAATCGCCGGCCTGCTGGCCGGGCTCGGCCATCACGTCGAGGAACGGACACCTGAACTGGCTGCCGATCCGGCCGCCGTCATGGCAACGATCGTGGGCGGCAACACCGCGCTGACGGTGCGGCTGATCGAGCAGAGGATCGGCCGCGAGATGACCGACAAGGACCTCGAGGTGCTGACGCTGGCGAGCTCCCACAACGCGAAAAACACGAGCGCAACCGACTACGTCGCCGCTCAGCTCGCGGCCTTCCAGATTTCGCGCGCGCTGGCGACCTTCTTCGAGACCTGCGACCTGTTCCTGTGCCCCACACTGTGCTCGCCGCCGCTGCGGATCGGCGAACTCGACACGATGTCGAACGACTTGTCGCATATCGCGCCGATCCTGCGCCGCTACATGCCCGCGACCGCGATGTTCAACATGTCCGGCCAACCGGCCATGTCGGTGCCGCTGGCATGGAACAAGGCCGGCTTGCCGCTCGGCATGATGTTTTCAGCCAAACTCGGCGACGAAGGAACCTTATTCCGTGCCGCGGGCCAGCTCGAGCAGACAAGGCCCTGGAGGAGCAAATTACCACCGGTATCTGCTTAA
- the pxpB gene encoding 5-oxoprolinase subunit PxpB: MAAPLSPPRLLPSGDSAITVEFSRSIDDAANRRVLALDRALAAEPIAGVTEAVPTYRSLLVHYDPLQVGFDDLGEKLLALAQRPVPATIAARRWRIPVVYGGEHGIDLEDVAKTLNTTPDDIVARHTAGHYRVAMIGFTPGWSYLSGLADFLHLPRRQNPRLLTPAGTISIGGVQTGVQCLAGPSGWHLLGQTAVRTYQLHRDPIFLLEPGDQISFAAVDAKTFAEQDRAAEAGEFVAELLAS, from the coding sequence ATGGCCGCGCCGCTATCCCCGCCCCGCCTTTTGCCCAGTGGCGACAGCGCCATCACGGTGGAATTCAGCCGCAGCATCGATGATGCCGCCAACCGGCGGGTGCTGGCGCTCGACCGCGCGCTGGCGGCCGAGCCGATCGCGGGTGTAACCGAGGCCGTGCCGACCTACCGGTCGCTGCTGGTGCATTACGATCCCCTGCAGGTCGGTTTCGACGATCTTGGCGAGAAGCTGCTGGCGCTCGCACAACGGCCTGTTCCGGCGACGATAGCGGCCCGGCGCTGGCGCATTCCCGTCGTCTATGGCGGCGAGCACGGCATCGACCTCGAGGACGTAGCAAAAACCCTCAACACCACGCCTGACGACATCGTGGCGCGGCACACGGCCGGCCACTACCGCGTCGCCATGATCGGCTTTACGCCGGGCTGGTCCTATCTCAGCGGCCTTGCCGATTTCCTGCATCTGCCGCGGCGTCAGAACCCGCGTCTGCTCACTCCCGCCGGCACGATTTCGATCGGCGGCGTGCAGACCGGCGTGCAGTGCCTCGCCGGCCCGAGCGGCTGGCATTTGCTCGGACAGACCGCGGTTCGCACCTATCAGCTCCACCGCGATCCAATCTTCCTTTTGGAGCCGGGCGACCAAATCAGCTTTGCGGCTGTCGACGCCAAAACCTTCGCGGAGCAGGACCGCGCCGCGGAAGCCGGCGAGTTCGTGGCCGAGTTGCTGGCCTCATGA
- a CDS encoding carbohydrate ABC transporter permease, protein MSTVTIDKAAPTRNVKYGSMSRDRTWALRWSYFFLTLFAIFSLVPPIYMLITSLKSSAEISAATNPWWVFHPTLENYVGLLTSNQFLRFFLNSAMVSIFVVTITMLISVPAAFALARMRFWGSATLATGVFLTYLIPDSLLFIPLFKVFAQFGEWTGIQLINRWYVLLFIYPTLTVPFCTWIMIGYFASIPKELDEAAIIDGASWFQTLTRIFIPVALPGLIAATIFAFTVSWAQFLYPLVFTTSTDQLVLPVGIITTLIKGDVFNWGQIMTGALLGAAPPLIIYAFLMDYYIAGLTAGATKG, encoded by the coding sequence ATGAGCACTGTCACGATCGACAAGGCCGCGCCGACCCGTAACGTCAAATATGGCAGTATGAGCCGCGACCGCACCTGGGCGCTGCGATGGTCGTATTTTTTCCTGACCCTGTTTGCGATCTTTTCGCTGGTGCCGCCGATTTACATGCTGATCACCTCGCTCAAGAGCAGCGCGGAAATTTCGGCGGCGACCAATCCGTGGTGGGTCTTTCATCCCACCCTTGAAAACTATGTCGGCCTGCTCACCTCGAACCAGTTTCTGCGATTTTTCCTGAACTCCGCGATGGTCTCGATCTTCGTGGTCACCATCACCATGCTGATCAGCGTGCCGGCGGCGTTCGCGCTGGCGCGGATGCGGTTCTGGGGTTCGGCGACACTCGCGACCGGCGTGTTCCTGACCTATTTGATCCCGGACAGCCTGCTGTTCATTCCCCTGTTCAAGGTGTTTGCGCAGTTCGGCGAATGGACCGGCATCCAGCTGATCAACCGCTGGTACGTGCTGCTGTTCATCTACCCGACGCTGACGGTGCCGTTCTGCACCTGGATCATGATCGGTTATTTCGCGTCGATTCCGAAGGAGCTTGATGAAGCCGCCATCATCGACGGCGCCTCCTGGTTCCAGACCCTGACGCGGATTTTCATTCCCGTCGCCCTGCCCGGCCTGATCGCTGCGACCATCTTCGCCTTCACGGTCTCTTGGGCGCAGTTCCTCTATCCGCTGGTGTTCACCACCTCGACCGATCAGTTGGTGCTGCCGGTCGGCATCATCACCACGCTGATCAAGGGCGACGTGTTCAACTGGGGGCAGATCATGACCGGCGCCCTGCTCGGCGCGGCCCCTCCGCTGATCATCTACGCTTTCCTGATGGACTACTACATCGCCGGCCTGACCGCCGGTGCCACAAAGGGTTGA
- a CDS encoding ribonuclease activity regulator RraA → MSLTPEAVATLSRVSTGTITTVLLKKGLRNVWMRGAKPLRPGLPRLVGPAFTLRFVPAREDLATPESWSSPISTRTAIEAMPKGCICVTDAMGVTDAGIFGDILCARMVKRGVAALITDGVVRDVEGVLGTNLPVWCDGFAAPPSVAGLTFVGWGEPIGCGGVAVFPNDIVVADQDGAVLIPQALLDHVLAEGPEQERMEAWIVNEVNNGAALPGLYPMNAETKARYAASKK, encoded by the coding sequence ATGTCCCTGACCCCTGAAGCCGTCGCAACCCTGTCCCGTGTCTCCACCGGCACCATCACCACCGTTCTGCTCAAGAAGGGCCTGCGGAACGTCTGGATGCGCGGCGCCAAGCCGCTGCGACCCGGGTTGCCTCGGCTGGTTGGACCGGCCTTTACGCTGCGCTTCGTACCCGCGCGCGAAGATCTGGCGACACCCGAATCGTGGTCTTCGCCGATCTCCACCCGCACCGCGATTGAAGCGATGCCGAAAGGCTGCATCTGTGTCACCGATGCCATGGGCGTCACCGATGCCGGCATTTTCGGCGACATTCTCTGCGCCCGCATGGTCAAGCGCGGCGTGGCGGCGCTGATCACCGATGGCGTGGTGCGCGACGTCGAAGGCGTGCTCGGCACGAACCTGCCGGTCTGGTGCGACGGTTTTGCCGCGCCGCCGTCGGTCGCCGGGCTGACCTTCGTCGGCTGGGGCGAGCCGATCGGCTGCGGCGGGGTCGCGGTATTTCCCAACGACATCGTGGTCGCGGACCAGGACGGCGCCGTGCTGATCCCGCAGGCACTGCTCGACCATGTGCTGGCCGAGGGGCCGGAGCAGGAGCGAATGGAGGCCTGGATCGTCAACGAGGTGAATAACGGCGCGGCGCTGCCGGGCCTTTATCCGATGAACGCCGAGACCAAGGCGCGCTACGCCGCCAGCAAGAAATAA
- a CDS encoding hydroxyacid dehydrogenase: MATNKKKIFVTESMSNQGRALLHARDDIELVEFPNMISARDFEAKLKEHAPVHGVALGGTRFGETELDASKDMLVVTRIGVGFDAVDVPALSRRKVPLMVAGTANSPSVAEQALFMMLTLAKRAVEMHAIVRDDKWPSRLGMLPYDLFGKTVLIVGFGRIGTRTAKRCQAMEMNVLIFDPYKPAADIKAAGCEPVSDLDAALPRADFVSIHCPKNPETVGMFNAARLKLMKPTAYLINTARGGIVDEVALHDALVSGRLAGAGLDVFEQEPPPAGHKLFALPNVIMAPHVAGVTREAVDRMSEQTARNILSVLDGDPLRQNVINQDVLG; the protein is encoded by the coding sequence ATGGCTACCAACAAGAAGAAAATCTTCGTCACGGAATCGATGTCGAACCAGGGCCGCGCGCTGCTCCACGCACGGGACGATATCGAACTCGTTGAATTTCCCAACATGATCTCCGCCAGGGACTTCGAAGCCAAGCTGAAGGAGCACGCGCCGGTTCACGGCGTTGCCCTCGGCGGTACGCGCTTTGGCGAGACCGAGCTTGACGCGTCCAAGGACATGCTGGTGGTGACGCGGATCGGTGTCGGCTTCGATGCCGTCGACGTCCCCGCGCTGAGCCGCCGCAAGGTCCCGCTGATGGTGGCGGGTACGGCGAATTCCCCGTCAGTCGCCGAACAGGCGCTGTTCATGATGCTGACACTCGCCAAGCGCGCGGTGGAAATGCATGCGATCGTCCGGGACGACAAGTGGCCGAGCCGGCTCGGGATGCTGCCTTACGACCTGTTCGGCAAGACGGTGCTGATCGTCGGCTTCGGCCGTATCGGCACCCGGACCGCCAAGCGCTGCCAGGCGATGGAAATGAACGTCCTGATTTTCGATCCCTACAAGCCTGCTGCCGACATCAAGGCCGCCGGTTGCGAGCCGGTTTCCGACCTCGATGCGGCGCTGCCGCGCGCCGATTTCGTCAGCATCCATTGCCCGAAGAACCCCGAGACCGTCGGCATGTTCAATGCTGCGCGGCTGAAGCTGATGAAGCCCACTGCCTATCTGATCAATACCGCCCGCGGCGGCATCGTCGACGAGGTGGCGCTGCACGACGCGCTGGTGTCCGGCAGGCTTGCCGGTGCCGGTCTCGATGTGTTCGAGCAGGAACCGCCCCCGGCCGGTCACAAGCTGTTCGCCCTTCCCAATGTCATCATGGCGCCGCACGTCGCCGGCGTGACGCGGGAAGCCGTGGACCGCATGAGCGAACAGACCGCGCGCAATATCCTGAGCGTGCTGGACGGCGACCCCCTGCGCCAGAACGTGATCAACCAGGACGTTCTCGGCTGA
- a CDS encoding (R)-mandelonitrile lyase, with amino-acid sequence MDFHPAGSRPTRTAPPEYFTGTVLQDPIIATSSPARLVVNSVSFQPGARTAWHTHPLGQTLYVLAGLGRIQTKGEPIREIRPGDVVWIPPGEKHWHGASPTNGMTHLAMQEALDGNTATWMEKVTDEEYSVKIG; translated from the coding sequence ATGGATTTCCATCCCGCCGGCTCACGGCCAACGCGCACCGCACCGCCCGAATATTTCACCGGCACCGTGCTGCAGGACCCGATCATCGCGACCTCGTCCCCGGCACGACTGGTCGTCAATTCCGTTTCCTTCCAGCCCGGCGCGCGCACCGCATGGCATACGCATCCGCTCGGCCAGACGTTGTATGTGCTGGCAGGGCTCGGCCGAATTCAAACCAAGGGCGAACCGATCCGGGAAATCCGCCCCGGCGACGTAGTCTGGATTCCGCCGGGTGAAAAACACTGGCACGGCGCATCGCCGACCAACGGCATGACCCACCTCGCGATGCAGGAAGCGCTCGACGGCAATACCGCGACCTGGATGGAAAAGGTCACGGACGAGGAATATTCGGTCAAGATCGGCTAG
- a CDS encoding biotin-dependent carboxyltransferase family protein: protein MSKLVITSIGPASSIQDGGRPGSQRYGLVPSGAMDRLALATANTLVGNEPFAACVEIGPFGAAFTARGGAVRIALAGASRNADIAGRPVVPNTSATLADGETLTLGFARSGSFSYLAIEGSIAGEPMFGSLAVNARAGLGSPYPRPLQAGDELQTTTASGATERRIELPAVSDAPIRVVWGPQDDEFADDTKKLFVDSEWKISATSDRMGYRLEGPALTHLHGHNIVSDGTVNGSLQVPGNGQPIVLMPDRGTSGGYPKIATVISADFGRFAQTPAGRPFRFQAVSMAEAQAEARRFAELLRSLPDRLRSIESVDLNLDALHDANVAGYAVSAIDAGTWEAEITGPD, encoded by the coding sequence ATGAGCAAGCTCGTCATCACATCGATCGGTCCGGCAAGCTCGATCCAGGACGGTGGACGTCCCGGCTCCCAGCGCTATGGCCTGGTGCCGAGCGGCGCGATGGACCGTCTGGCGCTGGCAACGGCGAATACGCTGGTGGGAAACGAACCGTTTGCAGCCTGCGTCGAAATCGGCCCGTTCGGGGCGGCTTTCACGGCGCGCGGCGGCGCGGTTCGGATCGCGCTTGCCGGTGCGTCACGGAATGCCGATATCGCCGGGCGGCCGGTTGTGCCGAACACCTCGGCGACGCTTGCCGACGGCGAGACGCTGACGCTCGGCTTTGCCCGCAGCGGTTCGTTCAGTTATCTCGCCATCGAAGGCAGTATTGCCGGCGAGCCGATGTTCGGCAGCCTCGCCGTCAACGCGCGGGCCGGCCTCGGCAGCCCGTATCCACGTCCCCTGCAGGCCGGAGACGAATTGCAGACGACGACCGCCAGCGGCGCGACCGAGCGGCGGATCGAACTGCCCGCCGTATCGGACGCGCCGATCCGGGTGGTGTGGGGACCGCAGGACGACGAATTCGCCGACGACACCAAGAAGCTGTTTGTCGACAGCGAGTGGAAGATTTCGGCTACCAGCGACCGTATGGGGTACCGGCTCGAAGGCCCCGCGCTCACACATCTGCACGGCCACAACATCGTTTCCGACGGCACCGTGAACGGGAGCCTGCAGGTGCCCGGCAACGGCCAGCCGATCGTGCTGATGCCGGACCGCGGCACCAGCGGCGGCTATCCCAAGATCGCAACCGTGATCTCAGCGGATTTCGGCCGGTTTGCCCAGACCCCGGCCGGACGGCCGTTTCGCTTCCAGGCCGTCAGCATGGCCGAGGCGCAGGCCGAGGCGCGCAGGTTTGCCGAGCTGCTGCGCTCCCTGCCCGACCGGCTGCGATCAATCGAAAGCGTTGATCTCAACCTTGACGCGCTGCACGATGCCAATGTCGCAGGCTACGCCGTCAGCGCGATCGACGCCGGTACCTGGGAGGCCGAGATAACGGGGCCGGACTAA
- a CDS encoding ABC transporter ATP-binding protein: protein MADVTLRKVIKRYDDVEAVRGIDLDIADHEFVVLVGPSGCGKSTTLRMIAGLEDISGGDIMIGGDVVNDVPPKDRDIAMVFQNYALYPHMTVAENMSFGLRLKRYPKAEIKSRIDEAARMLDIVELVDRKPKQLSGGQRQRVAMGRAIVRNPKVFLFDEPLSNLDAKLRVQMRIEIKKVHQKVRTTTVYVTHDQVEAMTLADRVVVMNHGRIEQIGTPNELYHKPATKFVASFIGSPAMNFIPCRLEDVGGKLNVRITDRISFPLPAVRAARYNGVPRTDKLLLGLRPEHITEAKAHPEPGIEAFDAVLDVTEPMGMETLIYFTLEGAQVCGRVNPNAGAQDGGPLRLAVDLNNMHLLNEVTGAVL from the coding sequence ATGGCTGACGTGACGTTGCGTAAGGTTATCAAGCGCTACGACGACGTCGAGGCGGTGCGCGGCATCGATCTCGACATCGCCGACCATGAGTTCGTCGTGCTGGTGGGGCCGTCCGGCTGCGGAAAGTCGACCACGCTGCGGATGATCGCGGGCCTGGAAGACATTTCCGGCGGAGACATCATGATCGGCGGCGACGTCGTCAACGACGTGCCGCCAAAGGACCGCGATATCGCGATGGTGTTCCAGAACTACGCGCTCTATCCGCATATGACGGTCGCGGAAAACATGTCGTTCGGACTCCGGCTGAAGCGCTATCCGAAGGCCGAGATCAAGAGCCGGATCGACGAGGCGGCGCGCATGCTCGACATCGTCGAACTGGTTGATCGCAAGCCGAAGCAGTTGTCGGGCGGCCAGCGCCAGCGCGTCGCCATGGGCCGCGCCATCGTGCGTAACCCGAAGGTGTTTCTGTTCGACGAGCCGCTGTCCAACCTCGACGCCAAGCTGCGCGTCCAGATGCGGATCGAGATCAAGAAGGTGCACCAGAAAGTCCGCACCACCACGGTCTACGTGACCCACGACCAGGTCGAGGCGATGACGCTTGCCGACCGCGTGGTGGTGATGAACCACGGTCGCATCGAACAGATCGGGACCCCGAACGAGCTCTACCACAAGCCGGCAACGAAATTCGTCGCGAGCTTCATTGGCTCGCCGGCGATGAATTTTATTCCCTGCCGGCTGGAGGATGTCGGCGGCAAGCTCAATGTCCGCATCACCGACCGTATCTCGTTTCCGCTGCCGGCCGTGCGTGCCGCGCGATACAACGGCGTCCCGCGTACCGATAAATTGCTGCTGGGCCTGCGGCCCGAGCATATTACCGAGGCCAAGGCCCACCCGGAGCCGGGCATCGAAGCCTTCGACGCCGTGCTCGACGTCACCGAGCCGATGGGCATGGAGACCCTGATCTATTTCACGCTGGAGGGCGCGCAGGTCTGCGGCCGGGTCAATCCCAATGCCGGCGCGCAGGATGGCGGCCCGCTCCGATTGGCAGTGGACCTCAACAATATGCACCTGCTAAACGAGGTGACCGGCGCCGTCCTATGA
- a CDS encoding transporter substrate-binding domain-containing protein, translating into MFRMLAGLVMAVMWIFSASAQQPAASSRLDDIIKRGTLRVGMTGDYLPFTYFDKATAKFRGFDVDMAEALGKALGVKVEFVQTAWPQMMKDFEADNFDVAMGGVSITLDRQKKGMFSTPIMREGKTPIARCADKGKFETIADIDKAGTRVIVNPGGTNERFAKANIRNAEIKTWNDNVSIFDEIANGNADLMMTDAAETRYQQKQHAGVLCAVHPEKPFDFAEKAYWLQRDVALKAFVDQWLHIATEDGSYRKIYAAWFD; encoded by the coding sequence ATGTTTCGGATGTTGGCTGGCCTCGTCATGGCTGTCATGTGGATTTTTTCGGCGTCAGCACAGCAACCGGCCGCCTCCTCGCGTCTCGATGACATCATCAAGCGCGGCACGCTGCGCGTCGGCATGACCGGCGACTATCTGCCGTTCACCTATTTCGACAAGGCGACCGCCAAGTTCCGCGGTTTCGACGTCGACATGGCCGAGGCGCTCGGCAAGGCGCTCGGCGTCAAGGTCGAATTCGTGCAGACCGCATGGCCGCAGATGATGAAGGATTTCGAAGCCGACAATTTCGACGTCGCGATGGGCGGCGTCTCGATCACACTCGACCGCCAGAAAAAGGGAATGTTCTCCACGCCGATCATGCGCGAAGGCAAGACCCCGATCGCCCGCTGCGCCGACAAGGGCAAATTTGAAACCATCGCCGATATCGACAAGGCCGGTACGCGCGTGATCGTCAATCCCGGCGGTACCAACGAGCGCTTTGCCAAGGCCAATATCAGGAACGCCGAGATCAAAACCTGGAACGACAACGTCAGCATCTTCGATGAAATTGCCAACGGCAATGCCGACCTGATGATGACGGACGCTGCCGAGACAAGGTACCAGCAGAAGCAGCATGCCGGCGTGCTCTGCGCGGTGCATCCGGAAAAGCCGTTCGACTTCGCCGAGAAGGCCTACTGGCTGCAACGCGATGTCGCGCTGAAGGCGTTTGTCGATCAATGGCTGCATATCGCTACCGAGGACGGCAGCTACCGGAAAATCTACGCCGCCTGGTTCGATTGA
- a CDS encoding LamB/YcsF family protein, with protein MASIDLNCDLGESFGPWEMGHDAEMIELATSVNVACGFHAGDADIMRKTVELAKAKGVSVGAHPGYRDLHGFGRRPMPGLTSSEIENLIAYQIGALQAIATAAGHKVTHVKAHGAISNVACEDDMTARAIANAIKAVDPSLIFVVLANSKLVTAGEAANLPMVHEVFADRAYEDNGNLVSRKKPGAVLHDAREIADRVVRMVQDGAVVSVTGKVIKMRTDTVCIHGDNPTAVEIARGVRQALKNAGIAVTPFKTGA; from the coding sequence ATGGCAAGCATCGACCTCAATTGTGATCTCGGCGAAAGCTTTGGCCCCTGGGAAATGGGCCATGATGCCGAGATGATCGAACTCGCGACGTCGGTCAATGTCGCCTGCGGCTTCCATGCCGGCGATGCCGACATCATGCGCAAGACGGTCGAACTGGCGAAGGCGAAAGGCGTCAGCGTCGGCGCCCACCCTGGATATCGCGACCTGCACGGCTTTGGCCGGCGGCCGATGCCGGGTCTGACGTCGTCGGAAATCGAGAACCTGATCGCCTACCAGATCGGCGCCTTGCAGGCGATCGCAACCGCCGCCGGCCACAAGGTGACGCACGTCAAGGCGCATGGGGCGATCTCCAACGTCGCCTGCGAGGACGACATGACGGCTCGCGCCATCGCCAACGCCATCAAGGCCGTCGATCCCAGTCTGATCTTCGTGGTGCTGGCCAACTCAAAACTCGTGACGGCGGGCGAAGCCGCCAATCTGCCGATGGTGCACGAGGTGTTCGCCGACCGCGCCTATGAGGACAACGGCAATCTGGTCTCGCGCAAGAAGCCCGGCGCCGTGCTGCACGACGCCAGGGAGATTGCCGATCGCGTGGTGAGGATGGTGCAGGACGGTGCGGTGGTCTCGGTCACCGGCAAGGTCATCAAGATGCGTACCGATACGGTCTGCATCCATGGCGACAATCCGACCGCCGTCGAGATCGCGCGCGGGGTACGTCAGGCGCTGAAGAATGCCGGGATTGCGGTGACGCCGTTCAAGACGGGGGCGTAG